From the genome of Sphingobacterium kitahiroshimense, one region includes:
- the lon gene encoding endopeptidase La, which yields MSKFETFDFNQAIPIISEDTEFFPLLSQQDEDDMRNAEIPESLSILSLRNTVLFPGVVIPITVGRDKSIKLVKDAYQGDKTIGVVAQKDMSMEDPTIDELYQVGTVAHIIKVLQMPDGNTTVILQGKQRFKLLEAVQTEPYLKANVEKYKEEKPKSTKEFKALIATLKEMALQIIQLSPNLPSEAGIAIKNIESPTFLINFISSNINVDLIQKQQLLELLNADEKARLLLELLTSEIQILELKNQIQNKVRIDLDKQQRDYFLNQQLKTIQEELGGNTPDLEIIELKKRASKKKWNEVVAKHFDKEIEKLARINPAAADYSVQINYLELLLDLPWNEFTKDNFDLNRAQKVLDKDHYGLDKVKQRIIEYLAVLKLKNNMKAPILCLVGPPGVGKTSLGKSIAKALGRKYTRMALGGVRDEAEIRGHRKTYIGAMPGRIIQSLKKAGAANPVFVLDEIDKMSADFKGDPSSALLEVLDPEQNTSFYDHYVEMEYDLSKVMFIATANSLNNIQPALLDRMEIIEVNGYTIEEKIEIAKKHLIPKQREAHGLTAKDISLKSKIIEKIIEEYTRESGVRGLEKKIGSTVRGIATRIVMEKEYNVNINDKDLVEILGAPIFDKDSYENNEVAGVVTGLAWTSVGGDILFIESSLSPGKGKMSLTGNLGDVMKESASIAMAYLRSHAEEFDIDYRVFDHWDVHIHVPAGATPKDGPSAGVTMLTALTSLFTQRKVKENLAMTGEITLRGKVLPVGGIKEKILAAKRANIKEIILCKSNQKDIEEIKESYIKDMKFHYVTEMADVIALGLLDKKVKHAKDLTKGLEPKK from the coding sequence ATGAGCAAATTCGAAACATTTGATTTCAATCAGGCGATTCCCATTATATCTGAAGATACCGAATTCTTTCCATTATTAAGTCAACAAGATGAAGATGACATGCGCAATGCAGAGATTCCGGAGTCACTATCGATTTTGTCTTTACGCAATACAGTTTTATTTCCTGGAGTAGTTATTCCAATTACTGTGGGTCGGGATAAATCAATCAAATTAGTTAAAGACGCTTACCAAGGAGATAAAACAATAGGTGTTGTAGCTCAAAAGGATATGTCTATGGAAGATCCTACTATTGATGAGCTTTATCAAGTCGGAACTGTAGCACACATCATCAAAGTTTTACAGATGCCTGATGGTAATACAACGGTGATTTTACAAGGTAAGCAACGTTTTAAATTGCTTGAAGCTGTTCAGACCGAACCTTATCTAAAAGCTAACGTTGAGAAATATAAGGAAGAGAAACCGAAGTCGACTAAGGAATTTAAAGCCTTAATAGCGACTTTAAAAGAGATGGCTCTTCAAATTATTCAACTATCGCCGAACCTACCAAGCGAGGCAGGTATTGCCATTAAGAATATCGAGAGTCCGACTTTCCTTATTAACTTTATTTCTTCTAATATCAATGTTGATTTAATTCAGAAACAACAGTTATTGGAATTATTAAATGCTGATGAGAAGGCTCGCCTATTATTAGAGTTATTAACTTCTGAAATTCAAATTTTAGAACTTAAAAACCAGATTCAAAATAAAGTACGAATAGATTTAGATAAACAACAACGCGATTATTTCTTAAATCAACAGTTAAAGACGATTCAAGAAGAATTGGGCGGAAACACGCCCGATTTAGAGATTATCGAATTGAAAAAAAGAGCATCAAAGAAAAAGTGGAATGAAGTTGTTGCTAAGCATTTCGATAAAGAAATTGAAAAATTAGCACGGATCAATCCTGCTGCCGCAGATTATTCTGTTCAGATCAATTATTTAGAATTATTACTTGACCTTCCTTGGAATGAGTTTACAAAAGATAATTTTGACCTGAATAGAGCACAAAAAGTACTGGATAAAGACCATTATGGGTTGGATAAAGTTAAGCAGCGTATTATTGAGTATTTGGCCGTATTGAAATTGAAAAACAATATGAAGGCTCCTATTTTATGTTTAGTAGGCCCTCCGGGAGTCGGTAAAACATCATTAGGGAAATCTATTGCAAAAGCATTAGGCCGTAAGTATACTAGAATGGCCTTAGGTGGTGTGCGTGATGAAGCAGAAATCAGGGGTCACCGAAAGACGTATATTGGTGCAATGCCAGGTCGTATCATTCAATCTTTGAAAAAAGCAGGTGCAGCGAACCCTGTATTTGTATTGGATGAAATTGATAAGATGAGTGCTGACTTTAAAGGAGATCCATCTTCTGCCCTATTAGAAGTTTTAGATCCGGAGCAAAATACGAGTTTCTATGATCATTATGTTGAGATGGAGTACGATTTATCTAAGGTCATGTTTATCGCTACAGCTAACTCCTTAAATAATATACAACCAGCTCTCTTGGATCGTATGGAGATTATTGAAGTTAATGGTTATACGATCGAAGAAAAAATTGAAATTGCCAAGAAACACCTTATTCCGAAACAGCGTGAAGCACATGGATTAACAGCAAAGGATATTTCGTTGAAATCTAAAATTATTGAGAAAATAATTGAAGAATATACGCGCGAATCTGGTGTACGTGGTTTAGAGAAAAAAATAGGTTCTACTGTTCGTGGTATTGCAACTCGCATTGTTATGGAAAAAGAATACAATGTCAATATTAATGATAAGGATCTTGTAGAGATTTTAGGTGCTCCTATTTTTGATAAAGATAGTTATGAAAATAATGAAGTTGCTGGTGTTGTTACAGGGTTGGCCTGGACTTCTGTCGGTGGCGATATATTGTTTATAGAGTCAAGTTTGAGCCCAGGTAAAGGAAAAATGAGCTTAACAGGTAACTTGGGCGACGTGATGAAGGAATCAGCTTCCATTGCAATGGCTTATCTACGTTCGCATGCTGAAGAATTTGATATTGATTACCGCGTTTTCGATCATTGGGATGTACATATTCACGTTCCAGCAGGAGCTACACCGAAAGACGGGCCTTCGGCAGGTGTAACCATGTTGACGGCATTAACTTCCCTATTTACACAGCGTAAGGTTAAAGAAAACTTAGCAATGACAGGTGAGATTACTTTACGTGGAAAAGTTCTTCCTGTTGGCGGTATTAAGGAGAAGATTTTGGCAGCTAAACGAGCGAATATCAAAGAGATTATTTTATGTAAATCTAATCAAAAAGATATTGAAGAGATCAAAGAGAGTTATATCAAAGATATGAAGTTTCATTATGTGACGGAAATGGCTGATGTCATTGCGCTCGGATTATTGGATAAAAAAGTCAAGCACGCAAAAGATCTGACTAAAGGATTAGAGCCAAAGAAATAG
- a CDS encoding tetratricopeptide repeat protein, with product MTLKSIKLGLFTGAFALMSLSSFAQTAKQEEHSNPNVRLGQKALLDGDFKKAAIYLEKSLPVESKDPDVLYMLGYSQFQNGEFKKAAESFGKVVALDSKNANGYYFKGKANNNLATQTSTKLSSSAREALLKSAIEDYSKAIALNASDVKLYQNRALAFRDYGILVGTSGVANYNKAVATDAYNNAVKDFEKVLTFDASRKDIQTEIKKAKIYRDNLK from the coding sequence ATGACTCTTAAATCGATTAAATTAGGCTTATTTACTGGTGCATTTGCCTTGATGTCACTTTCATCTTTTGCACAGACAGCAAAACAGGAAGAGCATTCGAATCCAAATGTTCGTTTAGGTCAAAAAGCACTATTGGATGGTGACTTCAAAAAAGCAGCAATTTACTTAGAAAAGTCTTTGCCAGTGGAAAGTAAAGATCCAGATGTATTATATATGTTAGGTTACTCTCAATTTCAGAATGGCGAATTTAAAAAGGCAGCAGAGTCTTTCGGAAAAGTAGTTGCTTTGGACAGTAAAAATGCAAACGGTTACTATTTTAAAGGAAAAGCAAATAATAATTTAGCGACTCAAACATCTACAAAATTGAGCAGTTCTGCTCGTGAAGCATTATTAAAATCTGCTATCGAAGATTATTCTAAAGCGATTGCATTAAATGCAAGTGATGTGAAGCTTTATCAAAATAGAGCGCTAGCTTTCCGTGACTATGGTATTTTAGTTGGAACTTCCGGAGTTGCGAATTACAATAAAGCAGTTGCAACTGATGCTTATAACAACGCAGTAAAAGATTTTGAAAAAGTTTTAACTTTTGATGCTTCTCGTAAAGACATTCAAACAGAAATCAAAAAAGCTAAAATTTACAGAGATAACTTGAAGTAA
- the gpmI gene encoding 2,3-bisphosphoglycerate-independent phosphoglycerate mutase → MMEKKVALLILDGLGYGKEDQSDAAFAANTPYLDYLKANYPNSKLVASGEAVGLPEGQMGNSEVGHMNLGAGRVVYQELGRIHKAVRDGIFNTDITIQDSFKYALANNKKVHFIGLLSDGGVHAHTSHLRGLCDAAKHAGLTSDQVFIHAFLDGRDTDPNSGLNYVKELQDFLPQSVGTLASAIGRYYAMDRDNRWERVKLAYDLMVHGSGTETKDLQHAIQESYNQNITDEFVQPLVLTNAANQPVATIQDGDVVICFNFRTDRGREITIALTQKAFPEYDLKPLDLYYITMTSYDETFKNVKVIFHKDNLNNTLGEVLAAHHKTQVRIAETEKYPHVTFFFSGGREQEFDGEHRLLVPSPKVATYDLQPEMSAQGITDAIIKDIEEAQPDFICLNFANPDMVGHTGVFDAVVKAVETVDNCTKQVVEKGLQYGYSFIIIADHGNSEFMVNADGSVNTAHTTNLVPCILIDKDYKSIKDGKLGDIAPTVLKLLKVEIPAEMDGEVLIQD, encoded by the coding sequence ATTATGGAAAAAAAAGTAGCACTATTAATCCTAGACGGATTAGGATACGGAAAAGAAGATCAATCTGACGCAGCATTTGCGGCAAATACTCCTTACTTGGATTATTTGAAGGCGAACTACCCCAATTCAAAACTAGTAGCTTCTGGTGAAGCTGTTGGTTTACCTGAAGGTCAAATGGGTAACTCTGAAGTTGGACATATGAATTTGGGCGCAGGACGTGTGGTTTATCAAGAATTAGGCCGCATTCATAAAGCTGTTCGTGATGGTATTTTTAATACGGACATCACTATTCAAGACTCCTTTAAATATGCTTTAGCAAATAATAAGAAGGTTCATTTTATCGGTTTATTGTCCGACGGTGGCGTTCATGCACATACAAGTCATTTACGTGGTCTATGTGATGCTGCAAAACATGCTGGTTTAACTTCAGATCAGGTATTTATACATGCTTTTCTTGACGGACGCGATACAGATCCAAATTCTGGATTAAACTATGTGAAAGAATTGCAAGATTTCCTACCTCAGTCTGTCGGTACTCTTGCGTCAGCAATCGGTCGTTATTATGCAATGGACCGCGACAACCGCTGGGAGCGTGTAAAACTTGCGTATGATTTGATGGTACATGGTAGTGGGACTGAAACTAAAGATTTACAACACGCTATACAAGAATCATATAATCAAAACATTACAGATGAATTTGTGCAACCGCTTGTTTTGACTAATGCTGCAAATCAACCTGTTGCCACAATTCAAGATGGAGATGTCGTAATCTGTTTTAATTTCCGAACAGACCGAGGACGCGAGATTACTATTGCTTTAACGCAAAAGGCGTTTCCAGAGTACGACCTAAAACCATTGGATCTTTATTATATTACGATGACGTCATATGACGAGACATTTAAAAATGTTAAAGTCATCTTCCATAAAGACAATTTAAATAATACTTTAGGTGAAGTTTTAGCAGCTCATCATAAAACACAGGTACGTATCGCAGAAACTGAAAAATATCCACATGTCACATTTTTCTTTTCTGGAGGACGTGAACAGGAGTTTGATGGAGAACACCGTTTGTTGGTACCCTCTCCTAAAGTTGCGACTTACGATTTACAGCCAGAAATGTCTGCTCAAGGCATTACTGATGCTATTATAAAAGATATTGAAGAAGCGCAACCAGATTTTATCTGTCTGAATTTTGCAAACCCAGATATGGTCGGACATACGGGTGTATTTGACGCGGTAGTAAAAGCGGTTGAAACAGTAGACAATTGTACTAAACAAGTTGTTGAAAAGGGTTTACAATACGGATATTCATTTATCATCATTGCAGATCATGGTAATTCCGAATTTATGGTCAATGCTGATGGATCAGTTAACACTGCTCATACAACAAACCTTGTTCCATGTATTTTGATCGATAAGGATTATAAAAGCATTAAGGATGGTAAATTGGGTGATATAGCGCCTACTGTATTGAAATTACTAAAAGTTGAGATCCCTGCCGAAATGGATGGCGAGGTATTGATTCAAGACTAA
- a CDS encoding DUF4783 domain-containing protein, with amino-acid sequence MRISANNIDKNNLPMYESSLFISDINDALMLQLKAGNAKNIARYFATNVTLSILSEDGQYSKFQAEMLLESFFSKNKPGAVKLIQKITNKTNYSYYVYQLTSNKNLFRVFVKISSAKSTQTIEEFRVEKQASK; translated from the coding sequence ATGCGCATATCAGCGAATAATATTGACAAGAACAACTTACCAATGTATGAATCTTCTTTATTTATTTCTGATATTAACGATGCTTTAATGCTGCAATTGAAAGCAGGGAATGCTAAAAATATAGCACGGTATTTTGCGACAAATGTAACGTTGTCAATCTTAAGTGAGGATGGCCAATATTCTAAATTTCAGGCTGAAATGTTGTTAGAGTCATTTTTCTCAAAAAACAAACCAGGTGCAGTAAAATTAATACAGAAAATTACAAATAAAACCAATTACAGTTATTACGTATATCAACTTACCAGTAATAAAAATCTGTTTCGAGTTTTTGTGAAGATAAGTTCGGCAAAATCTACACAAACTATAGAAGAATTTAGAGTTGAAAAACAGGCTTCTAAATAA
- the nadC gene encoding carboxylating nicotinate-nucleotide diphosphorylase — protein MMEKKEYIKKFVQQAILEDVGDGDHTTLSTIPKDKAGEAKLIVKEEGILAGVEIALEIINQIDPTLAHEVLIHDGASVKIGDIALILKGKIHSILIAERLILNVMQRMSGIATTTNRYAKLLAGTKTKILDTRKTTPLLRLLEKEAVKIGGGTNHRFGLYDMILIKDNHVDYSGGITQALTRANAYRDTLNKHIEIEIEVRNFEELAEVITFGKVDRIMLDNFSPSDVKKAVDIIAERFVTEASGGITEDTLQAYAAAGVDFISVGALTHSVKSLDLSLKAKLV, from the coding sequence ATGATGGAAAAAAAAGAATATATTAAAAAATTCGTTCAACAGGCAATTCTAGAAGATGTCGGAGATGGTGATCATACAACACTTTCAACGATTCCTAAAGACAAAGCTGGAGAGGCTAAATTAATTGTTAAAGAAGAAGGTATACTTGCTGGGGTAGAGATTGCATTAGAAATTATCAATCAAATAGATCCTACACTTGCTCATGAAGTGCTAATTCATGATGGAGCGAGTGTAAAAATTGGTGATATAGCCTTAATCCTGAAAGGAAAAATCCATAGTATCCTAATTGCCGAACGCTTGATCTTAAACGTGATGCAACGCATGAGCGGGATTGCGACAACCACAAACCGATATGCGAAATTATTAGCCGGAACAAAAACGAAAATATTAGATACGCGCAAAACAACTCCCTTGTTACGTTTGTTAGAGAAAGAAGCGGTAAAGATCGGAGGGGGAACCAATCATCGTTTTGGCTTGTATGACATGATTTTAATTAAAGATAATCATGTTGATTACAGTGGAGGTATCACGCAGGCTTTAACTCGCGCAAATGCCTACAGAGACACCTTAAATAAGCATATTGAGATTGAAATTGAGGTTAGAAATTTTGAGGAGCTAGCTGAAGTTATTACCTTTGGCAAGGTCGACCGCATCATGTTAGACAATTTTAGTCCCTCAGATGTGAAGAAAGCTGTCGATATTATTGCAGAAAGATTTGTCACTGAGGCTTCTGGAGGAATTACAGAAGACACACTTCAAGCATATGCAGCAGCCGGAGTAGATTTTATCTCGGTTGGAGCATTGACGCATTCTGTAAAAAGTTTGGATTTAAGCTTAAAGGCCAAATTAGTTTAG
- the plsY gene encoding glycerol-3-phosphate 1-O-acyltransferase PlsY, which yields MISIYLVSAVVLAYLFGSIPTAVWFGQAFYGVDVREYGSGNAGATNTFRVLGPKAGAVVMFVDIFKGFTSTNLAYLIEAGQSTSNVQFVNYQLALGVIAVLGHLFPVFAGFRGGKGVATLFGMILAIHAPAALLCVTVFIVILLTTHYVSLSSIMAGFTFPFSIAFLFKTSIPSVLLYGIAICALILITHQKNIERLLKGHESKVYLFKNKKKKI from the coding sequence ATGATTTCTATTTATTTAGTAAGTGCAGTAGTACTAGCTTATTTATTTGGTTCAATCCCAACTGCGGTATGGTTTGGACAGGCATTTTATGGCGTTGACGTTAGAGAGTATGGAAGTGGTAATGCCGGTGCAACCAACACCTTTCGCGTTTTGGGACCAAAAGCAGGTGCTGTGGTGATGTTCGTCGATATCTTTAAAGGGTTCACGTCTACAAATCTAGCTTATTTAATAGAAGCGGGGCAAAGTACCAGTAATGTCCAATTTGTTAACTATCAATTGGCACTTGGTGTTATTGCTGTTTTAGGACATCTATTTCCTGTCTTTGCTGGCTTTAGAGGAGGCAAGGGAGTGGCAACACTCTTTGGCATGATCCTCGCAATTCATGCTCCCGCCGCATTACTTTGCGTTACGGTCTTTATTGTAATCTTGTTGACAACGCATTATGTATCATTAAGTTCAATAATGGCAGGTTTTACCTTTCCTTTTAGCATAGCCTTCTTATTTAAAACATCTATTCCTTCAGTTCTATTATATGGCATAGCGATCTGCGCATTGATATTGATTACCCATCAAAAGAATATCGAACGCCTCTTAAAGGGACACGAATCTAAAGTTTATCTTTTCAAGAATAAAAAGAAGAAAATTTAG
- a CDS encoding M48 family metallopeptidase, with the protein MKKVFKYTSMFLIGATLASCSTVPITGRKQLSLVSDSEIQEQAASSYKQFLNSSKTKVITGTSQATLVKKVGNKLAIAVNQYLTQQGIANQFNFSWEFNLVQSDEVNAWCMPGGKVAIYTGILPVTQNETGLATVMGHEIAHAIARHSKEQMSQQLAKQAVGAVIGVATSGSSYAGIINNAYGIGGQLASLKYSRGNESEADHMGLIIMAMAGYNPAESVKFWERMASGGSKGTPEFLSTHPSDARRISDIQKMLPEALKYYKR; encoded by the coding sequence ATGAAAAAGGTTTTTAAATATACAAGTATGTTCCTGATTGGAGCTACTTTAGCATCCTGCTCGACTGTGCCGATTACTGGACGTAAGCAGTTGAGTTTGGTGAGTGATAGTGAAATTCAGGAACAAGCGGCTTCTTCTTACAAACAATTTTTAAATTCCTCAAAAACAAAAGTAATTACAGGTACAAGTCAGGCAACTTTAGTTAAAAAAGTTGGTAATAAACTGGCGATAGCCGTTAATCAATACCTTACGCAGCAAGGTATAGCAAATCAATTTAATTTCAGTTGGGAGTTTAATTTGGTGCAAAGCGATGAAGTCAATGCATGGTGTATGCCCGGTGGAAAAGTAGCTATATACACAGGTATTCTTCCAGTTACGCAGAATGAAACTGGATTAGCGACAGTAATGGGGCATGAAATTGCCCATGCAATAGCACGTCACTCAAAGGAGCAAATGTCTCAACAGCTTGCAAAGCAAGCTGTTGGAGCCGTTATTGGAGTGGCAACATCTGGAAGTAGCTATGCAGGAATCATCAATAACGCATATGGAATAGGTGGTCAGTTGGCTTCATTAAAATACTCCCGTGGAAATGAATCTGAAGCCGATCACATGGGGCTTATCATCATGGCAATGGCGGGGTATAATCCTGCTGAATCTGTCAAATTTTGGGAACGCATGGCAAGTGGTGGATCTAAAGGTACACCTGAGTTTTTAAGTACGCACCCGAGTGATGCAAGACGTATCAGCGATATTCAAAAGATGCTTCCAGAGGCTTTAAAGTATTATAAAAGATAG
- a CDS encoding DUF937 domain-containing protein, with translation MGMTDLITGGLGNQMAAGLSKKLGIDSTKATWILAIAVPLIAGAIKYNQSKDDTSQAKGFADALDTKHNGEILDHVDEVIEQGPTEDGNKIVQHIFGSKTEYVASGLAEKSGFSSAQVTGVLATLAPIVMGYLGKEKANAAQNGTSNPLGDLLGGFLGGNTGSGGGLGSIIGNIFGADKNEPTAATTSGGLTDKISDFFDKNKDGSAIDDIVGMFTKK, from the coding sequence ATGGGAATGACAGATTTAATTACAGGTGGCCTTGGTAATCAAATGGCTGCAGGATTGTCCAAAAAGCTGGGAATTGACAGCACCAAAGCAACTTGGATATTAGCAATAGCGGTTCCTTTGATCGCGGGAGCAATTAAATATAATCAAAGTAAGGACGACACCAGTCAGGCTAAAGGTTTTGCTGATGCATTAGACACAAAACATAACGGTGAAATATTGGATCATGTCGATGAGGTAATCGAACAGGGACCTACAGAAGATGGCAACAAGATCGTGCAGCACATCTTTGGCAGCAAGACTGAATATGTTGCTTCTGGATTAGCGGAGAAAAGTGGATTTAGTTCGGCTCAGGTTACAGGAGTACTGGCTACCCTGGCACCTATTGTTATGGGTTATTTGGGTAAGGAAAAAGCAAATGCAGCGCAAAATGGAACGAGTAATCCTTTAGGTGATCTGCTGGGAGGCTTTTTAGGTGGCAATACGGGTTCTGGAGGAGGATTAGGGAGTATAATCGGGAATATATTCGGTGCTGATAAAAATGAACCAACAGCCGCAACTACTTCAGGAGGATTGACCGACAAGATCTCCGACTTTTTTGATAAGAATAAAGATGGTAGTGCCATAGATGATATTGTTGGTATGTTTACCAAAAAATAA